GCGCGCCGAATCCACCCTCGACAAGGGCAAGGCCGAAGCCTTCGCCAAGAAGGCCCTCACCGGCGACGGCTTCACCCTCGAGGACTTCCGCGACCAGCTCCGTCAGATCAAAAAGATGGGCTCCATGAAGTCCATCCTCAAGATGCTCCCCTCCGTCGGCCCCTTCGCCGGAATGTCGCAGGCCATCGACAACGTCGACGAAGGCCAGTTCACCCGCGTCGAATCCATCATCAACTCGATGACGAAGAAAGAACGCGCCGACCACGAGATCATCAATGGCAACCGGCGCAAACGCATCGCCCGTGGCTCCGGAACCACCGTCCAGGACGTCAACAACCTCCTACGCCAATACGCCCAGATGCGAAAGGTCTTCAAAACCATGGGCTCAGGCGGAGGCATCAAGGCCCAGCAAAGAATGATGAGCCAGATGCAGGGACGCCAAAAGTTCGGGCGGTAAGGTTCAATAATATATTTGTTTTCAGGTAACTCTGCTTGTAGACTCCGGATCATCCACTGCAGTTATGTGTACGTTTTGGAGTCGCCTTGGCTGAGCTCAGAATTAGTTCTTTCGAAAACGAATTCGTCCTCTATTTCGAAACGCCTGAATCTCGAATAAATGCATATGCACTAGCTTCTACACTAGTATCCTTAGCCGACGCTGCTAAGGCAGCCGGAAGAAGCCTCAATAGTGCTGTTGATATTGAGATTGTTGTTGAAGCAATTCAATCTGGAAGCTTTAAAGCGAAGATTGCAGCACTCGCACGCGAATCAGGAATCTTCACTAAACAGCAGCTAATTGCAGGCTTCACAAGCATAGTATTTGGCGTGCTCGGAAATTACATCTATGATCACACTCTTGCGAAGAAGGGTGATGTTCAGGTTGTTGTCAATACAGACGAAGTGATTGTTACGCAGGGTGACACGAAGATCATCGTCCCGCGAGAAATTCACGATGCGACTCAGGTAGTAGCTCAGAATCCTGTATTCACAAGAGCAATCGACCAAATGCTTGCAAGCATAACGCTCGACGATAGAGTTACTGCTTTTGGTTTCGCAAAAGACCTAAATGCTGCTCCTGATCTTTTGATACCAAGAGAGCTACTTGCAATCCGTGACAATTTCTTAGAAGAACAAGCCAAAACGAGAGTGGTGGAAGAAAACTGCAACCTTTACATAGTCAAAGCGATTATGGAACGAAGCAAAAGAAAGTGGGAATTTAAATGGCATGGCATAACCATTTCAGCTCCTATAAAAGATCCAAACTTCTACGACGATTTCGCAAAACACAATTTCACAATTGCACCAGGTGATGAATTTCAAGTTCGGTTAGCAATTCATCAGAAAAAGGACGATATCTCGGGAATCTATACAAACACGAGCTACGAGATACTCGAAGTTTATAGACACATATCACGGCCTAGACCACAGGCATTGCCAATGTAATGGGCCTAGACATCGTAGAACTCGTCATGCGCGCCGAAGAAGTCTTCAACATCACCATCGAAGATTCCGACGCAGAACAACTCCGCACCGTAGGCGACCTCTACGAACTAGTCTGCAAGCTCCTCAACGTCTCCCCCACACCCAACCCCGCAACACCCGCCACCATCCACAAGCCCCCACCCCGCAAATACTCCTCACTCAAGACCTACACCGCCGACGACATCTGGATCATGCTAGTCGCCATCATCCACGACCAGCTCCAGGTCGATGTCAGCGACATCCGCTACAACGCCAGGTTCCAGAACGACCTCGGTGCGGACTAAACCACCTAATCGGGTGCCCCATTCATGCCGAAGGCATGGGTGGGATCATTCGAGCAAAGCTCGAACCGCCTTGCTTAAGGGCACGGCTTCAGCCGTGCCGCAACCGCGCCTCGAACGAGGCGCTACCGCTCTGCCGAAGGCCGTCGCGAAGCCCGAAGGGCGAAACGACTGACCTATTCGCAAGCGCATCCCGGCCAGCCCTACGACGATAGTTGGGCCGTCATCTGCCTGTGTGCTTTTCGGATCGAAGCTGATAATGTGATATGCGGCTTCCACTCCTGCAACGCGGTAGCGCCCCGGGGGAGATACTATGACCCGACGCTTTATCCTTTCGGCCTTCGGATCTGTCTTGGTGCTGGCCTTCACCGTGGCGCATGCAGCGCCCCCTGATGATCCCGTCCTGGGGACCTGGAAGCTGAACACCGACAAGTCGAAATTCACTCCCGGCCCAGGATGGCAGAGCCAGATTCGAACATACCAAGCCACTCCGGCAGGCGCTTCGGTCAGCTGGACCGGAGTCGATGCGAATGGCGAGAAGATGCAGGTGAGTTACACGTATAAATATGATGGGCGCGATTATCCGATGACCGGTTCGGCAAGCTACGACACGTTGAATGCCATTCGGATCGACGCATGGACGGTCAGATCGGAGGAAAAACGAGACAACAAAATCGTGGGCATTGCCGTGCGCACTGTCTCACGAGACGGAAAAGTTCTGACCATCACTGACGAAGGCACCAACCGAAAAGGCATGGCATTCTCGCAAGTGTTGGTGTTCGACCGACAGTGATCGTATTCGGCCTCGGAACAAACAACGGACGGGTGGCCCATGCATCAAAATCTCACTACACACTGGGTGCCCCAATCATGACGCAGTCTCATCGCGGCATGATTGGGGCATTCGACTGAAGCTCGAAACCGACACCCGCACAAAATCTGTCAAGCCCGATCGTGTGCAAATTCTTCAGCATTCATCCCGCAAATGAAATAAATCAAAACTACTTACCACTCCAAGAAAATTCTCCACAAAAGCGCCTGTTTACCACCCTCAAATCCCTACAATAGAAATAGCTAACGAGAAAGCCCCGGCATTCCGCCGGGGTTTTCTCGTTAGCTCCACAAACCATCTGCTTTGAAGATTTTGCACGCACCAACACCAGATTTCCTGGATTTTCAGGGTTTGGCAAAAGAACTGCGCCCGTGGTCCAGATCTAACTTATCTATTTTGAATATTTTGCATAAAAACAGGAGGGGTACCCATGCTCAATGAAGCCATGCACAACAACGACAAGCCGACGAATCTCTACCAATGCCACCACATCTTCCCCGACGACACCCGCTGCGGCAGCCCACGCATGCGCGACGAGCAGTTCTGCTACCACCACCACGACTCACGCCGTCCCGTCGTCCGTCCCCACAACCGTATCGCCCGTCGCAGCACCTTCTCCCTCTTCACACCCACCAGCCAGAACGCCCTGCTGGAGTCACTCGGAGAAGTTATGACCCGCATCGCCGCCAACGACATCGATCCCCGACGTGCCGGCCTGCTCCTCTACGCCCTCCAGCTCGCCTCCACCAACCTGCGCTCCGCCCGCCAGTCCAACGAGCCCGAGTTGACGCTCCACCCAGACTTCTTCAACGAACCGATGCCCGAGCCCCGAGCCCCCCTTCCAAAGAGCACATGCAGCTAACAAAGAATCCTTCCCCACCTGTCCCTCTAAAGGCCTACAATTCCTCACTCCCCCGGGCCACAATTCCAATCTCCTGAGAACCGTCATGCTCGGAAAACACCTCGGCACCGTCAAAGGCAAGCGGCTCGTCCGCCGCGTCCTCACCGTCACCCCGCCAACCGCAGAAGTCTCCTTCGAAGACTCCGGCGACATCCTCGGCGTCCACGTCACCGGCATGGGGACGTACACCTCCGCCGTCCGCGCCGACGGCTCCATCTTTGGCACAGGACAAGGCATGAGCCTCACCGACAACGGCGAGGCCGTCACCTGGACCGGCTCCGGCCTCGGCAAGTTCGGCCCCGGAGGCTCCGTCAGCTATCGCGGCATGCTCTTCTTCCAGACCACCTCCACCCAGCTCGCCGCACTCAACAACACCTGCGCCGCCTTCGAGTACGAGGTCGACCCCTCCGGCAACACCACCTCCAACATGTGGGAGTGGAAGTAGACGCCGAGCATCCTACATCGAGAATCCAACTATCAATCGGGTGCCCTACATCTGACTGCCTCCACCGCCAGATGTGGGACATTCGAGCAAAGCTCAAACCACCTCAAACAACCCCACCTAAACCCTCTACTCCAAAAGAGTTAGTTTTCCAAGAAGAAAGAGGTGGTACGCTCCCATAAATAGGAGCGTTACAACGGCGCTTCAAGCCGATCAAATTTCGCGAACATCCCCAAGGCCCGGCATGAACCCGTTCGACATAAGCATCATTCACTTCCTGAATCAGTTTGCACAAAGATCACAGACCTTCGACTCCTTCAACAATCTGCTCTCCGCCAGTCATGTGTCGACGGCCGCCCCCGTTGTAGCCATCCTCTGGTGGGGCTGGTTCCGTAACAAAGGAGAGAACAACCGGGACCGGCGAATCGTGATCTCCACCGTCGTCTTGTGTACAGCGTCCATCTTCGTCGCAAGAGTTCTCGCCATCTCTCTTCCTTATCGCGAACGTCCGTTGCGGAACCCCCTCCTGCATTTCCGCGTCCCCATCGGCGGGAGCCCGGACTTCCTCATGCGATGGAGCGCCTTCCCCAGCGACCACGCAGTATTCCTCTTCTGCCTGGCTACCTCTGTCTTCTTCCTTTCGCGCAGGTTGGGAATCGCAGTCTTTTGCTATGCGTTCATCCTTGGCGGATCGCGTGTCTACCTCGGTATCCACTATCCAACCGATATTCTGGTGGGCGCCCTGCTGGGAACCGGCATCGCCAGTCTCAGCTTGATCGAGCCTCTAAGAAATTACCTCAGTTCCAAACCGATACGTTGGGCCGAAAAATCGCCCACCTCCTTCTATCCCTGCTTCTATCTCATCACCTTCTTGTTTGGAACGATGTTCGACTCTCTCCGCGAAGTTGCGCTCGAGATCTGGCACGCAAGCTACCGCTTCCTTCATCACTAAGCCGATGCACGACGGCCCATAAACGAAAGCCCTGGCGGATCAGATATGGGGGTCATTCGGTGCGGACGCCCGGTCGGTTCTAAAATGTCTTCATGAGCACGAAGATCACCGAACCCGAGATATCCATCCTCGTCGAAACCTTCTATAACAAGGTCCGCCGCGATCCCGACATCGGGCCCATCTTCAACGCCATCGTCGACGACTGGACCTATCACCTCGCCCTCCTCAAGGACTTCTGGTCCACGGTGCTGCTCACCACCGGCCGCTACAAAGGCGACCCCATGATGAAGCACCTTCAGCTCCCGCTCGACCACGAGCACTTCGAGCGCTGGTTGTCTCTCTTCGCCGAGACAGCCAACGAGGTCCTCACACCGGAGCACGCCGCCGAGGTCATCGATAAATCGCACCGCATCGCCCAGAACTTCAAGGCAGGCATCGCCTACGTGCAGCAACGATCGGCGCAATAATCGGAAGTCTCCATGCTCAAATCAATCACAGCCATCCTCTGCACCGCCTTCTTCGCCGCAGCACAGGCCCAAAGCTTCCCCGACATTAAACCCTCGCCCGCGCAGATCGCCTGGCAGGATCTCGAGATCGGCGTCATCATCCACTTCTCCACCAACACCTTCCTCAACCGCGAATGGGGCGACGGAACCGCTTCACCCTCCACATTCAACCCAACTAACGTCGACACCGACCAGTGGATGCAAGCCGCCAAAGCAGGCGGAGCGAAGTACGCCGTCCTTGTCGCCAAACATCACGACGGCTTCGCCCTCTTCCCCAGCGCGCATACGGGCTACTCAGTGAAAGCCAGCCCCTGGCTCAACGGGAAGGGCGACCTCGTCCGCTTCGCCTCCAACTCCGCGCACAAGGCCGGACTAGGCTTCGGTGTCTACCTCTCGCCCTGGGACCGTCATGATCCGCGCTACGCCGACCCTGTTGCCTACGACAAGTACTACCTCTCGCAACTCACAGAACTTGCCACCCACTACGGCCCGCTCACCGAGTTCTGGCTCGACGGCGCAGGCTCCGCCGGCCGCACCTACGACTTCGACAAGATCGTCCAGGAGCTTCGTACCTATCAGCCCAACACCCTCGTCTTCGCCGACGTCGCGCTCTACAAAAACGCAGACATCCGCTGGGTCGGCTCCGAGGACGGCACCGTACCTTACGAAAACTGGAACGTCATCGACCGCACCGGCTACCTCCGCTGGCGCCCGATCGAAGCAGACACCCCGCTTCGTAAACTGCACTGGTTCTGGCATCCCAACGACGAGGCCTCCCTGCTCACTGTCGATGAATTGTTGAATATCTACACAAAGACAGTAGGCCGGGGCGCGCAACTTATGCTCGGGCTCGCCCCCGACAACGCCGGGCGCCTTCCTGAATCCGACGCCACACGCCTCCGCGAGTTTGGCGAAGCCGTTCAGCGCATCTACGGAAACGACAAAAACCTCGCCGTCAAAACGCCGCACACACTCAATGAAGCATCTGCATCAGCCGCCGTCGACAACGACCCTGCAACCTTCTGGTCCGCTCCAGCGCGTCACGCCACGCTTGAGCTTCGCTTCGGCAAGCCAATCACCTTCGACCGCGCGCTCACCATGGAGTGGCTCAACGAAGGACAGCACGTCGAAGAGTACAGCATCGAGGCTTGGCAGAACGGCGCATGGAAGACGATCGCCCACGCACAGGCGATCGGGCACAAGAAAATTGACTTATTCTCCCCGATAACCGCGCAGCGAGTGCGCCTCAATCTGCTGTCTACTGCTGGATCAGCGGCAATTCGAGAGTTCCAGCTCTTCAACGGAACGACAACCAGATAGAGAACTTACGATCAAAGATCGATAACCCTCCGGCACACGAGACGGAATCTGCATCGTATCTCTTTAGCAAAATCTCCAGGGAGACGACTAAGACATGATCCTCCTCATCATCGTACTTATTCTATTGTTTGGCTTAGGCGGATACCGCATGGGACCTGGGCTGGGATACTACGGAGGAGGAGGACTCAGCCTTATCCTCACCATAGTCCTGATTCTGCTTCTGCTTAAAGTTATTTAGGGTCTGGGAGTTTCTACGAGAAGCTTCATCATTCTCATCAAGCAACGATTATAGGCCGCAGTCCCATCACGGCTCTTCGTCTTCTTGCAGGCCGATTGAATTCCCGATCGGTCCTCGGCGCTCAGCGACGACATATCAGGCGCAGCATTGCCCAATTGAGCGCTGACACATTCCTGATACTTAGCCGGATCCTGTTGTTCCTTCTCACGTTGGCAGACTGATTCCACGCGTTCTGCCTCTGCATCTGTTAGCTGGCGAACACGGAATGAAGGTGTAACGGCTCGATGAGGAGGATTTGTCTTGCCCGGGGAAACATGCAACTCAGTACGGGGTGAAGCATCAGTGCCGCTGTTGCCTTTGCTCATTGGTTCCTGACTCTGCGTCTCTGGAATCACTTGAGGCTCCGCCACCGTTTTCGATCTGAAATGAAGTGCCATCACCACAACCAATACAACAATTGCCGCACAACACCCGGCAACCGTCCAGCCAACTGTAATTCGCTTCAAACCCATAACATCGTGACGCCCGCCTTTTGCTGACCGCATGTCAGAACTTCGGTATGCCTTGGCGGCTTTCGCACTGGATGAATAAACACCTACCGGCCCCGGATGCGACTGCAACACTCGATAGGCATCATTAATCTGTTGGAGCTTCTCCTCAGCCTTGCGACGCAATCGCACGTCGTTCCCGAAGCGATCAGGATGCCAGACCTTCACAAGATCTCGATAAGCCTCTTTTATCTCTGTGGCAGCTGCACCAGCCTCCAGCCCCAAAGCTTCAAGTGCATCATCTGGCAGCACACAATACTCCTCTGAATCAGATCGGTTTTGCCGAACTGAATCTATCGTCGTGACGAGCCGCCAAGCAACGATCCCAGTACGCCACGGATAATCTGCCGTCCGACGGTGCTTCCCATCGTGCGTGCAGCGCTCTTCACCATCGCCTGCACAACTGTGTCGCCACGCCGAGACCCACCACCGCCCAGCACTCCGCCCAACGCTGTACCAGCGGCCTCAAGGCTGCCCAACCAGCCAGACCCCGAGCCTCCTTGCGGCGCAGTTCCAGCTCCCGCACCGCTCGCCGCTGGAGCATTCGGTGCGCTGCCGGCTTCTATTTTGCCCTTCAGCTTCTCGTAAGCCGACTCACGATCAACGGCCGTCTCATACACGCCCGCAACCAGGGAGCTCCTGATAATTGCCGCTCGCTGCTCGGGCGTAATCGGCCCAATCTGGCTGTGCGGCGAGCACACCATCGCGCGTTCGACGACGCCAGGAATTCCCTTCGCATCGAGAAACGAAACCAGCGCCTCGCCGACTCCCATCTGCGTGATGACCTCTTCGACGTCGAGCTTCGGGTTCTCGCGGAAGGTCTGCGCCGCCGCCTTCACTGCCTTCTGGTCTTTCGGCGAAAACGCGCGCAGCGCATGTTGCACACGATTCCCAAGCTGTCCCAGCACAGTGTCCGGCACATCGATCGGATTCTGCGTCACAAAAAAAACGCCGACGCCTTTGGATCGAATCAGGCGGACAACCTGCTCAATCCGCGATTGCAGCACCGGCGGCAGATCGTTGAACAGCAGGTGCGCTTCATCGAAGAAGAAGACCAGCTTCGGCTTCTCCTGGTCGCCGACCTCGGGCAGCTTTTCAAAAAGCTCACTCATCAGCCAGAGCAGAAACGTCGCATACAATTGCGGCGATTGAAGCAACTTGTCCGCTGCAAGTATATTCACCACTCCCTTGCCGCTGGAGTCGGTCTGCAACAGGT
This region of Acidobacteriota bacterium genomic DNA includes:
- a CDS encoding DUF3309 family protein, which gives rise to MILLIIVLILLFGLGGYRMGPGLGYYGGGGLSLILTIVLILLLLKVI
- a CDS encoding DUF853 domain-containing protein; the encoded protein is MVEMPMIAKGSDELYLLPGMSNRHGLVAGATGTGKTVTLQVMAEALSSIGVPVFAADVKGDLSGISQPGKSSPKFDERVRSLGLGEVQFAGCPVVFWDVFGKEGHPVRSTVSEMGPLLFSRILNLNDTQTGVLTLVFKIADDNGLLLLDMKDLQAMLLHVSEHAKEYQTSYGNISAASIGAIQRGLVTLGQQGGDQFFGEPALNIEDLLQTDSSGKGVVNILAADKLLQSPQLYATFLLWLMSELFEKLPEVGDQEKPKLVFFFDEAHLLFNDLPPVLQSRIEQVVRLIRSKGVGVFFVTQNPIDVPDTVLGQLGNRVQHALRAFSPKDQKAVKAAAQTFRENPKLDVEEVITQMGVGEALVSFLDAKGIPGVVERAMVCSPHSQIGPITPEQRAAIIRSSLVAGVYETAVDRESAYEKLKGKIEAGSAPNAPAASGAGAGTAPQGGSGSGWLGSLEAAGTALGGVLGGGGSRRGDTVVQAMVKSAARTMGSTVGRQIIRGVLGSLLGGSSRR
- a CDS encoding group III truncated hemoglobin; amino-acid sequence: MSTKITEPEISILVETFYNKVRRDPDIGPIFNAIVDDWTYHLALLKDFWSTVLLTTGRYKGDPMMKHLQLPLDHEHFERWLSLFAETANEVLTPEHAAEVIDKSHRIAQNFKAGIAYVQQRSAQ
- a CDS encoding phosphatase PAP2 family protein, with translation MNPFDISIIHFLNQFAQRSQTFDSFNNLLSASHVSTAAPVVAILWWGWFRNKGENNRDRRIVISTVVLCTASIFVARVLAISLPYRERPLRNPLLHFRVPIGGSPDFLMRWSAFPSDHAVFLFCLATSVFFLSRRLGIAVFCYAFILGGSRVYLGIHYPTDILVGALLGTGIASLSLIEPLRNYLSSKPIRWAEKSPTSFYPCFYLITFLFGTMFDSLREVALEIWHASYRFLHH
- a CDS encoding J domain-containing protein; this encodes MLPDDALEALGLEAGAAATEIKEAYRDLVKVWHPDRFGNDVRLRRKAEEKLQQINDAYRVLQSHPGPVGVYSSSAKAAKAYRSSDMRSAKGGRHDVMGLKRITVGWTVAGCCAAIVVLVVVMALHFRSKTVAEPQVIPETQSQEPMSKGNSGTDASPRTELHVSPGKTNPPHRAVTPSFRVRQLTDAEAERVESVCQREKEQQDPAKYQECVSAQLGNAAPDMSSLSAEDRSGIQSACKKTKSRDGTAAYNRCLMRMMKLLVETPRP
- a CDS encoding alpha-L-fucosidase, encoding MLKSITAILCTAFFAAAQAQSFPDIKPSPAQIAWQDLEIGVIIHFSTNTFLNREWGDGTASPSTFNPTNVDTDQWMQAAKAGGAKYAVLVAKHHDGFALFPSAHTGYSVKASPWLNGKGDLVRFASNSAHKAGLGFGVYLSPWDRHDPRYADPVAYDKYYLSQLTELATHYGPLTEFWLDGAGSAGRTYDFDKIVQELRTYQPNTLVFADVALYKNADIRWVGSEDGTVPYENWNVIDRTGYLRWRPIEADTPLRKLHWFWHPNDEASLLTVDELLNIYTKTVGRGAQLMLGLAPDNAGRLPESDATRLREFGEAVQRIYGNDKNLAVKTPHTLNEASASAAVDNDPATFWSAPARHATLELRFGKPITFDRALTMEWLNEGQHVEEYSIEAWQNGAWKTIAHAQAIGHKKIDLFSPITAQRVRLNLLSTAGSAAIREFQLFNGTTTR